The DNA segment AGAGAAAACATGACGGTCGAGGAATATCGAAAAGGTCGATCAAGCGCTATTCATCACTTTTATGAAAAGCTACTCAAGCTACCAGCTCTTATGAATACGTCAAAAGGGAAAGCATTAGCTGAAGAAAGAGCCAAGTACATGAAATCCTTTTTGCAGCAATTTTACTCGGAGTGGACATTCAAAGAATAGAAGGAAGAGCCAAAACTTGTCACGGTTTTGGCTCTTCTTATTAACGTTTTAGTTTCATCGTCATAGCAATGTTTTTTGCTAATGCTTCAAGGTATTCTAGCCCATTCTCCATTGCATCTTCAAGTGGAATGGCCCCCGGAACTAATGAGAATGCCGCATCAATCCCATGATCATGTATAACCTCATACCGATCCCCTAATTGTCCTGCAACGGCGATAACTGGCACACCTGCCTCTTTTGCAGCTTTAGCCACACCAATTGGCGTCTTGCCAAAAATCGATTGATGATCTAGGCGCCCTTCTCCCGTGATCACAAGGTCTGCTCCCACTAGGTGTGAAGAGAAGTTTGTTAATTCCAGTACAAGCGTAATACCTGAGGCTAATCGAGGATGAACAAATGCAAGTAACCCCGCTCCAAGTCCTCCGGCTGCTCCTGCACCAGGCGTATCCTGAACCGCAAGCCCTAGTTGATCTTTTACTACACGTGCGAACTGTGCAAGGCCCATTTCAAGTTGGTCACGAATGGCTTGAGTTGTAGCGCCTTTTTGTGGACCGTACACTGCCGTGGCTCCATTCTCACCAAGTAATGGATTCTCTACATCAGAGGCCACCTCAATCGATGCTTGTGCAAGTCCAGAATGAAGCCCATCCGTTTGAATGGTTGTTAATGTATGTAAGGCACCCCCGCCAAATGGAAGCTCTTGTCCGCTGTGATCCAAGAGTTTTACTCCTAAAGCTTGAGCCATTCCAGCTCCACCA comes from the Alkalihalobacillus sp. FSL W8-0930 genome and includes:
- a CDS encoding glycerate kinase — its product is MKKIIIAPDSFKESFSANEAALAIEKGFKQIYPNCTYLKIPMADGGEGTVESLADALHGNIKKITVTGPLGTPVEASYALSKDTGVAVIEMASASGLHHVPQNQRNPLTTTSYGTGELMVDALNEGATKIILGLGGSATNDGGAGMAQALGVKLLDHSGQELPFGGGALHTLTTIQTDGLHSGLAQASIEVASDVENPLLGENGATAVYGPQKGATTQAIRDQLEMGLAQFARVVKDQLGLAVQDTPGAGAAGGLGAGLLAFVHPRLASGITLVLELTNFSSHLVGADLVITGEGRLDHQSIFGKTPIGVAKAAKEAGVPVIAVAGQLGDRYEVIHDHGIDAAFSLVPGAIPLEDAMENGLEYLEALAKNIAMTMKLKR